The Mytilus galloprovincialis chromosome 7, xbMytGall1.hap1.1, whole genome shotgun sequence genome has a window encoding:
- the LOC143083417 gene encoding uncharacterized protein LOC143083417 — translation MNKWIKVLLFIISCILQGKTVLSACTGSGFPAEWTTATAGVTYWFVTEAIKRQFTSSYTITDYQTSDGSAYGSSPSCEDEYYDPSTGYYYYLMLYSGTHIYSTDTSSRQLCQAFKQFNSVIREYYEDLGGTGVLAAASTCASRFTSSTSSFALTKYNYQYVNCPFSFETYYFTFSSGGNADYCSSSQSSVAPISDTSIALKSCYDFNLVSNANPFYGAFNCLGSWSAESRDTPSRGDFIVMEMYDSSPWPYCGRYKVGSDGAITLSLYLSMSEDTFFPVFCDATKDNEYYYESGATKYVRMHFTPVNPWTTQEAATDVTTDSITTIDTTIGPTTIDSVTTTTTEATTTNVVAVTQSTTTTTATTTETAVASTVSTGSVVTTGNSTGNATASSSNSSFWEKLRDLYWPWWILVAAAVLTIMTLFVCLLVYGRKRKKRKVETLKKSKDADPEVVEHHSKAPKTKTMSRNPFFFKGKSNGEFIPRQITVKEFEKPIIDF, via the exons ATGAATAAATGGATAAAAGTATTATTATTCATAATAAGCTGCATTTTACAAG GAAAAACAGTGTTGTCAGCCTGCACCGGAAGTGGGTTTCCAGCAGAATGGACAACAGCCACAGCAGGCGTCACTTATTGGTTCGTTACAGAAGCAATAAAACGACAATTTACATCTAGCTATACCATTACCGATTACCAAACATCGGATGGTTCGGCATATG GTTCGTCACCAAGTTGTGAGGACGAGTATTACGATCCATCAACTGGTTATTATTATTACTTGATGCTTTACAGTGGAACCCATATTTACAGTACTGATACTTCAAGTCGACAGTTATGTCAAGCTTTCAAACAGTTCAACAGTGTTATAAGGGAATATTATG AGGATCTAGGAGGCACAGGTGTATTAGCGGCTGCTTCAACTTGTGCTTCAAGATTTACTTCATCAACGTCAAGTTTTGCTCTGACAAAAT ataattatcaGTACGTGAATTGTCCGTTTTCCTTTGAGACTTATTACTTCACATTCAGTAGTGGCGGTAATGCAGATTATTGTTCCAGTAGCCAATCATCGGTAGCTCCCATCTCAGATACCAGCATTGCTTTAAAGAGTTGCTACGATTTTAACTTGGTATCTAACG CAAATCCATTCTATGGAGCATTTAACTGTCTCGGTTCCTGGTCTGCAGAGAGCAGAGATACACCATCACGTGGGGATTTTATAGTTATGGAAATGTATGATTCTTCGCCATGGCCGTATTGTGGA CGATATAAGGTTGGATCAGATGGAGCAATTACTCTATCTCTTTACCTGTCAATGAGTGAGGATACATTTTTTCCTGTATTCTGTGACGCTACGAAGGATAACGAATACTACTATGAATCTGGAGCCACGAAATATGTTAGGATGCATTTTACTCCTGTTAACCCAT GGACAACACAAGAAGCCGCAACAGACGTAACTACAGATTCCATTACAACAATCGATACAACAATAGGACCGACAACAATTGATTCAGTAACAACCACAACTACTGAAGCCACGACAACAAATGTAGTGGCAGTAACGCAATCAACAACAACAACTACTGCCACAACTACGGAAACAGCTGTTGCAAGCACTGTTTCTACAGGATCTGTTGTGACAACTGGTAATAGTACAG GTAATGCAACAGCTTCGTCTTCAAATTCCAGTTTCTGGGAAAAGCTACGTGATTTGTATTGGCCTTGGTGGATACTTGTTGCAGCAGCTGTTTTGACTATTATGACACTATTTGTATGCCTCTTAGTCTatggaagaaaaagaaaaaagaggaAGGTGGAAACTCTCAAGAAATCAAAAGACGCGGATCCGGAAGTTGTTGAACATCATTCAAAAGCACCGAAGACTAAAACAATGTCAAGGAATCCATTCTTTTTTAAAGGAAAATCCAATGGTGAATTCATTCCAAGACAAATTACAGTGAAAGAATTTGAAAAACCAATTATAGATTTTTAA